A portion of the Nerophis lumbriciformis linkage group LG37, RoL_Nlum_v2.1, whole genome shotgun sequence genome contains these proteins:
- the LOC133577512 gene encoding transcription termination factor 1, mitochondrial produces the protein MAPWVKALHCTSTLQQALKLLAFQSRFCSITPKKHDLKISPNPENEFLLENLKLMGVDVSMARQRQPGVLRKNFTNEQGLAGFLQSKGASGKTVASVISRYPRAITRSLEHLEQRWQLWRNILQTDEEIVSTLDRSPESFFRSSDNDNIEKNIAFLSSLGLNSQHLHRLLASAPRTFSNSVELNKHRVEFLENICTEMGGNDPEQFAKDFISRNIYILIRSTKRVKANIDYLKASLKLSDSVLLALLQGPGADIVDVSNEYLKNNLTSLQQKMLSHGCRRVDVKNFIISYPAVLHTGAATLSTKLDCLLKGGIPLQQILKKPKVFDYSVQNLTAKLQELHRIGYDFQEKGTGILDTSQKRFKAKLGKLVMSPNK, from the coding sequence ATGGCACCTTGGGTGAAAGCTCTCCATTGTACATCCACTCTTCAACAAGCCTTGAAGCTTCTTGCATTCCAGTCCAGGTTCTGCAGCATCACGCCAAAAAAACATGACCTTAAAATATCTCCGAACCCAGAGAATGAGTTTCTGCTGGAGAACTTAAAACTCATGGGGGTGGACGTGAGTATGGCCCGCCAGCGTCAGCCAGGGGTTCTCCGTAAAAACTTCACCAACGAGCAAGGGCTTGCCGGCTTTCTGCAAAGCAAAGGAGCCAGCGGCAAGACGGTGGCCAGCGTCATATCGCGTTATCCGCGCGCCATCACCCGTTCCCTGGAACATTTGGAGCAACGTTGGCAGCTGTGGAGAAACATCCTCCAGACAGATGAGGAAATTGTCAGCACCCTTGATCGCTCACCGGAGTCCTTCTTTCGCTCCAGCGATAATGACAACATCGAGAAGAACATTGCCTTTCTGTCCTCGTTAGGGCTCAACAGTCAGCACCTCCACCGGCTGCTCGCCTCAGCGCCGCGCACCTTCTCTAACAGTGTGGAGCTCAATAAGCACAGGGTGGAGTTCCTGGAGAACATCTGTACAGAGATGGGAGGGAATGATCCAGAGCAGTTTGCCAAAGATTTCATATCCAGAAACATCTACATCCTCATAAGAAGCACTAAGAGAGTCAAGGCAAATATCGATTACCTGAAAGCATCTTTGAAACTTAGCGACTCAGTGCTTCTGGCCCTGCTTCAAGGTCCTGGCGCAGATATTGTGGATGTCTCCAACGAGTATCTGAAAAATAATTTAACCAGCCTCCAGCAGAAGATGCTCTCTCATGGCTGTCGGAGAGTTGACGTAAAAAATTTTATTATTTCCTATCCAGCAGTTCTGCACACTGGGGCAGCTACACTGAGCACCAAGCTGGACTGTCTGCTCAAAGGAGGAATTCCACTGCAGCAGATACTAAAGAAGCCAAAAGTGTTTGACTACAGCGTACAGAACTTAACAGCCAAATTACAGGAGCTTCACAGAATTGGATATGACTTCCAGGAGAAAGGCACCGGCATTCTGGACACGAGTCAGAAACGATTTAAGGCTAAATTGGGAAAGTTAGTAATGTCCCCAAATAAGTAA